The Methylocaldum marinum genome includes the window GGCGTATGGTTTCCGGACCGGAGCATCTGTAATTGGAGCCCGGGAACGGATTGAACGGAATCAGATTAACCTTGGACGGCACATGGCTCAGCAGGCGGATCAATGCTCTGGCATGCGCGGGCGTGTCGTTGATGCCGTCGAGCATCACGTATTCGAAGGTCACCTTGCGGCGGTTTTCCCGCCCCACGTAGCGCTTGCACGCGGCCAGAAGCTCCTTGATCGGATACTTCCGGTTGATCGGCACCAATTCGTTGCGCAGTTCGTCATCCGGTGCATGCAGGGATACCGCCAAAGCGATATCGGACACCTCGGCCAGCCTGTCCAGGGCAGGAACGATACCCGAAGTGCTGATCGTCACCCGACGCTTCGAAAGCCCATAGGCGAAATCGTCCAGCATCAGGCTGACGGCGGCGACCACGTTATTGAAGTTGAGCAGCGGTTCGCCCATGCCCATGAGAACCACATTGGTCACCCGGCCTTCGCCGAGCTCGCGCCCGGCCACCCAGAGCTGACCGATGATCTCTGCGGCGCTCAGGTTACGATTGAAACCCTGCCGCGCGGTGGAGCAGAACGAGCATTCCAGGGCGCACCCGACTTGCGAGGATACGCACAAAGTGCCGCGCCCGTCCTCGGGGATGAAAACCGTCTCGATCCGGTTCTGATCATCCAACTGCAGCAGCCATTTGCAGGTTCCGTCCGCGGATTTCTGCTCATAAGCAATCTCCGGCACGCGAATTTCGCAACATTCGACCAGCCGCGCCCGCAGCGACTTGCTCAGATTGGTCATCGCCGAGAAGTCGCCGACGCCGCGCTGATGTATCCATTGCAGCAACTGCGTCGCACGGAAAGGCTTTTCCCCGATCTCGACGAAGAAGGCTTCCATCGCCTTCCGGTCCAGGCCGAGGAGATTCAGCTTTTCGCCGGAATCAGCGGGTACGGGGACAGAGTTCATTCTCTTTGAAGAAAAATGCGATCTCCTGTGCCGCGGTTTCGGGTCCGTCGGAACCGTGCACCGCGTTTTCGTCGATGCTGACCGCGAAATCGGCGCGGATGGTACCGGGTGCGGCTTCCTTGGGATTGGTGGCGCCCATGATCTCGCGGTTCTTGGCAATGGCGTTTTCACCTTCCAGTACCTGCGCCATCACGGGACCGGTGATCATGAAACTCACCAGATCGTTGAAGAATGGCCTTGCCTTGTGAACGGCATAAAATTCTTCCGCTTGCGCGCGGGACAGATGCAGCATTTTAGCTGCGACGATTTTAAGCCCCTCTTTCTCGAAACGGCTGTAAATCTCGCCAATTACGTTCTTGGCTACAGCGTCGGGTTTGATGATGGACAGGGTTCGTTCGACCGCCATTGGATCTCCTAAGACTCGGATTCGCCGGTGTTGCGTGGTAAATGAAAGCCGATTGCGCTCGGCATTCGGAAAAAACGTTCGCCGCCCGGACGCGGGCAGATAAAACACCGTGATTTTACTGGAAAATCCAACAAATGATAAGAAATACCAGACTTCGAAGCCGCTTTCAAACGCCATGCGGGCCCTAGAGCGCGCACTCGGCCGAGCGGGAAGCGGGAGCTTTCGCCCCCGCGCAACCGGAATTTCTTTCGGGATGCGGGTGTGGGGACGAGTCAACTCGCCCCTGCCGCCAGTTCGAAGCCGCTCTAAACGGCGAAACTCTCGCCGCAGCCGCAGGTGGCCGTGACATTGGGATTATCGAACCGAAATGCCTCGTTGATGCCTTCCCGGCGATAATCCACCCGAACGCCGGAGAGATAAGCCAGATCGCTATCCCTGACGACCACCTTCACGCCATGCTGCTCGAACACGACATCGTCAGACTCAATCGCTTCGGCGTAATCGACCACATAGGTGAAACCGGTGCAGCCGGATTTTTTCACGCCCAATCGGAGCCCTACACCCTTGCCGCGTTTTTGCAGTTGCCTGGCGATTTGCTGCGCCGCACTCTCAGTTAAGGTAATGGACATAGTCATCACTATCGAATCAGGATTCAAAAAAGTTTATCAGTGCCCGGGGGCCGGCCCGCTCAGAGCCCGTCTCGGGAGGCCGTTCGCTCCGAGCCTGTCGAAGGCCCGGCTGAGCCGAAGGGTATTAAGGACCTAACGGGAAGGGATCTAAATGACCGACATCAGCGATTTCGAGCCCTGACTTTCAGAGGTGGGTGTACCTACGAGTGTTTTCAAGACCTCCAGGAAACGGTCGACCTCCGCTTCCGTGTTACTCTTGCCGAAACTGGCCCGAATTGCGCTCTTGGCGATTTCCGGCTCAACGCCCATGGCCACCAGCACCGGGCTGGGTTCGCCCGCACCGCTGGCGCACGCGGAACCGCTGGAAACCGCGATACCGTGCCGGTCCAGGTTCATGACCAGAGCCTCGCCGTCGTAACCGGCCACACCGAACTGCAAAGTGTTGGGCAGCCGCTCCGCGGCAGCGGCGAACAGGATCGCTCCGGGCACGTCCGCCAATCCCGCTTCCAGCCGCTCGCGGAGAGCGAGCAGATGGGCGCGTCTTGTCTCCAATTCGGACAGAGCCAGTTCCGCCGCCTTGCCGAAGCCGACGATGGCCGCCACGTTTTCGGTGCCGCCTCGCAGCCCTTGCTCTTGTCCGCCGCCGTGCAGCAGAGGCTCGAGTTCGACGGACTTGTCGAAGATCAGCGCGCCCACGCCCTTGGGGCCGTAAATCTTGTGTCCGGACAGGGACATCAGATGAGCGCCGCCCGCATTGAAGTCGATCGGAA containing:
- a CDS encoding cysteine desulfurase family protein, translated to MLYFDHNATTPLDERVLDAMAPYLGAFYGNPSSLYRMGRICRAAVEMAREQVAALVGVHPSGIVFTSGGTEANNLALKGLTFSREPGLIAAGATEHPSVSEPLEFLKARAWRTATIPVDRNGTADVSFFESLPIRDLRFATLMLANNETGVIQDIAPIASWCRGRGIVLHCDAVQAAGKIPIDFNAGGAHLMSLSGHKIYGPKGVGALIFDKSVELEPLLHGGGQEQGLRGGTENVAAIVGFGKAAELALSELETRRAHLLALRERLEAGLADVPGAILFAAAAERLPNTLQFGVAGYDGEALVMNLDRHGIAVSSGSACASGAGEPSPVLVAMGVEPEIAKSAIRASFGKSNTEAEVDRFLEVLKTLVGTPTSESQGSKSLMSVI
- a CDS encoding HesB/IscA family protein; amino-acid sequence: MSITLTESAAQQIARQLQKRGKGVGLRLGVKKSGCTGFTYVVDYAEAIESDDVVFEQHGVKVVVRDSDLAYLSGVRVDYRREGINEAFRFDNPNVTATCGCGESFAV
- the rlmN gene encoding 23S rRNA (adenine(2503)-C(2))-methyltransferase RlmN, coding for MNSVPVPADSGEKLNLLGLDRKAMEAFFVEIGEKPFRATQLLQWIHQRGVGDFSAMTNLSKSLRARLVECCEIRVPEIAYEQKSADGTCKWLLQLDDQNRIETVFIPEDGRGTLCVSSQVGCALECSFCSTARQGFNRNLSAAEIIGQLWVAGRELGEGRVTNVVLMGMGEPLLNFNNVVAAVSLMLDDFAYGLSKRRVTISTSGIVPALDRLAEVSDIALAVSLHAPDDELRNELVPINRKYPIKELLAACKRYVGRENRRKVTFEYVMLDGINDTPAHARALIRLLSHVPSKVNLIPFNPFPGSNYRCSGPETIRRFSDMLHAAGLIATTRKTRGDDIDAACGQLVGRVNDRTRRHHRIQVVTS
- the ndk gene encoding nucleoside-diphosphate kinase — its product is MAVERTLSIIKPDAVAKNVIGEIYSRFEKEGLKIVAAKMLHLSRAQAEEFYAVHKARPFFNDLVSFMITGPVMAQVLEGENAIAKNREIMGATNPKEAAPGTIRADFAVSIDENAVHGSDGPETAAQEIAFFFKENELCPRTR